The following proteins are encoded in a genomic region of Periophthalmus magnuspinnatus isolate fPerMag1 chromosome 10, fPerMag1.2.pri, whole genome shotgun sequence:
- the LOC117377250 gene encoding protein INSYN2B, with amino-acid sequence MGRRVTDPTNPVPALGLPLAGGRWGPLCSVGVQTSPGLRLLRSIKQNSRQSSTSQRSLPIATKKTTQVEAAASPSDNNRLPVSKETSQNEINSLTQDDMGSQGSGSGIYCQIKTIQSNPKDARGKKTARYANGSVVTSDAVGGVCSEGTEGKEPVRERRRVQSLRGEGHRSVAKTTSVCTTVHATPPRPCRVMASSPTRLCGTCGRRRSQITQCTGACRRRPAAQITASQTLPNPARKQSMPAHQAQKDSSTVDTQTNTKTTHVAKSHTFVKPSQIPQLSHTIPKTQRSHSKHSLNKTNQFTPQSRPLSADFTQYKDSATQTIETHHNSIEQATSSEEVKETDKEDFLKIDQTQAHASVLNNIKPPVCSNLTKSSSTPPLPPKASSKPPTPVLQTKNQDGSDSRQKDYTKQKSKSFEDHVLPCTTHLKAQCNGAPGGLFGAHVGHGPRGLEGQLQTVEENLLSNQEKIKVLLNVIQDLEKSKALSEGRTSYRTGQDINNCPTCQKTACIIYSVEHDFRQQEGRLRGVMEALEGEYDVPVSQTKSMPASSSNRASTKARVKKLRKKCFWWL; translated from the exons ATGGGTAGGAGGGTCACAGACCCTACAAATCCAGTGCCTGCTCTGGGACTTCCTCTGGCTGGGGGGCGATGGGGTCCGCTGTGCAGTGTTGGGGTCCAGACTTCTCCAGGACTAAGACTTCTCCGCTCaatcaaacaaaacagcagACAGTCCTCCACCTCACAACGGTCACTgcccatagcaaccaaaaaaacaacacaagtgGAGGCAGCTGCCTCCCCTAGTGACAACAATCGTCTGCCAGTGTCCAAGGAGACATCTCAGAATGAGATCAACAGTTTGACACAAGACGACATGGGGTCACAGGGCTCAGGCAGTGGCATTTACTGCCAAATCAAAACTATACAGAGTAATCCTAAGGACGCACGAGGTAAAAAGACTGCCCGCTATGCAAATGGCAGCGTGGTTACCTCGGACGCTGTGGGCGGGGTGTGCAGTGAGGGCACCGAGGGCAAAGAACcagtcagagagaggagaagagtcCAGTCCCTACGTGGAGAGGGCCATCGTTCTGTGGCAAAAACGACCAGTGTCTGTACCACTGTCCATGCCACACCTCCTCGTCCCTGCCGTGTTATGGCCTCGTCCCCGACCCGCTTGTGTGGGACATGTGGGAGGAGACGCTCGCAGATTACACAGTGTACTGGGGCATGTCGCAGAAGGCCTGCTGCTCAAATCACCGCCAGCCAGACCTTACCTAATCCGGCTCGGAAACAGTCCATGCCTGCCCACCAGGCCCAAAAGGACTCATCCACTGTGGACACCCAAACCAACACCAAAACCACACATGTTGCAAAGTCCCACACATTTGTGAAGCCCAGCCAAATACCACAGCTGTCCCACACTATAccaaaaacacagaggtcacattcaaaacactcactGAACAAAACCAATCAGTTCACCCCGCAGTCGCGACCCTTGTCTGCAGATTTCACCCAGTACAAGGACTCTGCCACGCAAACAATAGAGACACATCACAACAGCATAGAACAAGCTACATCTTCAGAGGAGGTAAAAGAAACAGACAAAGAAGATTTCTTGAAAATAGATCAAACTCAAGCACATGCATCAGTCCTTAATAATATAAAACCTCCTGTTTGTTCCAACCTCACAAAATCCAGCAGCACCCCACCTCTACCCCCTAAGGCCAGCTCCAAACCCCCCACACCAGTACTGCAAACCAAAAATCAAGATGGCTCTGATAGCAGACAAAAGgattatacaaaacaaaaaagtaaatcatTTGAGGATCATGTCCTGCCTTGTACAACCCATCTGAAAGCACAATGTAATGGGGCTCCGGGGGGACTGTTTGGGGCACATGTGGGACATGGACCACGGGGGCTGGAGGGGCAGCTTCAGACTGTGGAGGAGAACCTACTGTCCAATCAGGAGAAGATCAAGGTGCTTCTCAACGTCATTCAAGACCTGGAGAAAAGCAAGGCACTCAGCGAAGG TCGAACCTCATACAGAACTGGTCAAGACATAAACAACTGTCCCACCTGCCAAAAGACAGCATGCATCATCTACAG tgtggaGCATGATTTCCGGCAGCAAGAAGGACGTTTGCGGGGGGTTATGGAGGCCCTGGAGGGGGAATATGATGTGCCTGTATCTCAGACCAAATCAATGCCAGCCTCCTCCTCCAACCGTGCAAGTACCAAGGCAAGAGTAAAGAAACTGCGCAAAAAGTGTTTCTGGTGGCTCTAA